CTATCTTCGGATTTGATGGTTCATGGGATTGCCTATTTCATTCTATGAATGAACATTTAAGTCAATTATTACTTCCTTCTGTTTTCAAGAATGCCTCACTTGCAAGCTATTTTATTAGCTGCTTTTCAATGGCTCGCATGCACATACAACATGTAATAAACTGGCAATTAGTTGTCAGTAAAACAATCATCTGAAGCCTCAATGGAATTCTCATGAAGCACAGATTCTCTGGTACAGTAAAATGGAGTTTGTGATCAAGGCAAGCTTTATTTCTTATTCTTTCATTGTTTTTCCCCCCCTTTAGGAGAGGATATATGGATCTATCACTTTCTTTTTGGCAACTCTTATTAGTACATTTTAAACTTGTACagtatacttttcttttttggttagcggcagatttttttaatttcttatttcttatgtTATTAATTGTCTCTGATTGATCATGGAGGACCAGATCAAGCTGCTTCGCTGGGACTGTAATTGCTATTCTCCTGCCCTTTTCTAAGCTTATTAGTTCACTTTcttgacaataattttttctctctctagagaAACAATCAAACAATTGTTCCTgtatcaattttcttttctcattgggaaggtttttattattttttgtgtttgtcaattTTCATGAAATTGTTCAAGTTTACGAAAAATagtgaaaattatataatttaaaaaatggtgTAACGACTACAGATTAAATTCCTAACACTAAAAAATGGTGCAGTGAGATTAGAAAGTGTGTGTATCACATAAAAATGGTGATATGCAGTGcaatggataattttttttttaatcgatAAAATCTTACACCAGCTGAAACCACGGCAATCCGGTACTTATACAAGCATATGATATGCTACTATGATGCTTCTTAAGAGCTCCCTCAACCGACCATGGATTCTTAAGAAAATTTTGGTTTAGCATGATgctcttaattaattttaacttgcaAGGTCATGAGCCAGACCTTAGAAATGTTTCAATTTGTAAACTAATTCCTATTATTCACattagagaataaaaaatgcCCATAAACTGACTAAATAGTCAATTTAGttcctaaaattatattaagcTATCACATTAATtcatgaaactaaaaaaatcttaaaataagtcctttaaatttttatttaagttcctaaaccaaaatgaaaaaaaaatatgattaattttcgGAACTTAAATGAAATCCTGAATTGTTtgagttttgtttgatttttttcttgattttaaaaattaatgtgacaACAAGATAGaattttaatgattaaattgaCCATTTACTCTTAATAGTAGTaactaaatacaaaaaaaaaaaaatgatagccgCTAGCTGATGTTAggttaaaaaagtattttttaagaaaaaaattaagaattagaatgataaaatacaagaaattcATTTATCGATAGGTATCTTTCTTATGTATCTTAAAGTTCGcccatattttaaatatgaaaaaaaaatctctcctCTAAATTACCTACAcgatttcttaaattttattaaaccctacacatttttttatatatatactggGACAAATGAGACACTTCCTATCTCACTGTTTACAAAGCAACTGAGGTTCATGTGATAATGACATAGTTAAGTATGATGTTCACATCTTGAGAATGataactaataatattttttttttgtttttgatttttctgaATAGGTAGTAATGAAAAAAACAATTGAGGATAGATTGGAAATACATAATAAATGTGTATATTAaatgagataatttttattataataattatagataGATTATTACTAAACCCTACACATTAAGTCCGTACAAAAAGTTTTCTACACATGTATGTATCCATGATTTGGTATATTTCATATGCTCATTGTTGATTAAGGCAGTGTTTTATTTCCTACGATAGAAATAAAAGGCCTCCAACGGGAATGACAGGGACGGGTTTGATGCAGATGATTCCTGAAAGAAATAAGTAATTAACTAGTCCaatcatctaatttttttattttattcctacTAAACAACTATACAATACTATTTTATTTCTactgtatttcttttttttttttcaaattattcttCTCCACTAAATCAAACACAGCTCAATACCAAGTGTTAATCAACAGAAAAACTTCAAACTACCATTTGATTAGTACATTAGATTTTGCCTGAAATACAATTATTATGACAATTCTCAAAAAGTACCAACCAACCAAGGAGAGGTCGTGGAATTCCTGCGTGCCACGTAGCCAAGGATGTCCGACGACACCGTTTGGGTTATCGATCTAGAACCTTCTTTCTCTGACTTTCTCTCTCTGAAGAACTAGAATAATCTGCCACTATCCTTAAAAACCAACAcggttttctttttggtttggCAACATAGCaccaaaaccctaaacccttctTCTCTGATATTTAAAAACCTATCTTGTCACCACATTCACCTTTCTCCATTTCCTTTCTGATCAATCAATCTCCTCTTCTCTTCCGGCCATGGCCTCCTTGCTCCGCTCTCTCCGCCGCCGTGATGTCGCTTCCGCCTCCCTCTCCGCCTATCGCTCGGTACCATGTCCACCTCTTCTatgcttccttctttttctttattttgaatatacTTGTGCTGGTTACTCCATGTTACCTAGGTTTTCTCGATTTGATCCTATTATGCCTTAATCCAGTTATGTCTTGCTTTTGTTCGGATTTTGGCTCGAGTTGTTTAGAATTTTAGTCTTCTAATTTTCGTAATTGATTTTCTATTTCTAGTGTTTTAGAGTGGGGTTTTAATACCAAAAGCGTTAAGCCGTTGCTGTAGTAGCTCAAGATTTTGCTAGATCATTGTGAAGTCACTTAGTAGCTACTCTACGATATTGCTTTTATTACTTCTAATATAAGTTTTTCATGGGTCACTTTTCTAGCTTCTATAATTGCTTTATCGTGCATCTAACCTTCCTATGCTCTTTAATCCTGGGGACTTAACGAAGTACGTGAATAATTGTTGATATTATGCCGTTGTCCAtagaatttatataattaattgatttgtgTTGTCTATGATGTGTGGTAACTTTAATTTtggaggacttttttttttttttacttttgcatTGTTGTGCAGTTAACGGGCAGCACCAAGCCAGCATATGTAGCTCACAACTGGTCTAGTTTGTCTCGACCATTCAGGTGCCATTTGTTTGTTATGTGCTTTTGTAATAATCCTCATAAGGTGTTGATCAAAATTACTAACTATGACTTTTCATCTTCACTGCAGTTCAAGGCCTGCTGGAAACGATGTCATTGGTATTGATTTGGGTACTACCAATTCATGTGTTTCCGTTATGGAAGGAAAGGTAACAGTAACACATTAACTCATTAATGCTTTTGGTTTGTTTGTATGTGTTTCCATTGTGCAATTTTTGTGCTGACTCAAAATATGTTTCTCAGAACCCCAAAGTCATTGAGAATTCTGAAGGTGCACGAACAACACCATCTGTGGTTGCTTTCAACCAGAAAGGGGAGCTGCTTGTAGGTACCCCAGCTAAGCGTCAAGCTGTAACTAACCCAACAAACACTCTCTTTGGTACCAAGCGGTTGATTGGTAGGCGCTTTGATGACGCTCAAACACAAAAGGAGATGAAAATGGTTCCATTCAAGATTGTTAAGGCTCCAAATGGAGATGCGTGGGTGGAAGCCAATGGGCAGCAGTATTCCCCTAGTCAAATTGGTGCCTTTGTTCTCACCAAGATGAAGGAAACTGCAGAAGCTTATCTAGGAAAGTCAATTTCTAAGGCTGTAATTACTGTACCAGCTTACTTCAATGATGCTCAGAGGCAGGCAACAAAAGATGCTGGTAGAATTGCAGGTCTTGACGTGCAGAGAATTATCAATGAGCCCACTGCTGCTGCACTTTCATATGGGATGAACAACAAGGAGGGTCTCATTGCCGTTTTTGACCTTGGAGGTGGAACATTTGATGTGTCCATCTTAGAAATTTCTAATGGTGTTTTTGAGGTATGCTGATTTGTTTCTTCTGTCTTCCCTTATTAACCTGTCAGATggaataatatgataaaaattgtACTGACAACATCTTCATATCAAGGTGAAAGCAACAAATGGTGACACTTTCTTGGGAGGAGAGGATTTTGACAATGCCTTATTGGATTTTCTGGTGAATGAATTCAAAAGAACCGAGAGTATCGACCTTTCAAAGGACAGGCTTGCACTGCAGAGGCTTCGTGAAGCTGCTGAGAAAGCTAAGATCGAGCTGTCTTCAACATCTCAAACTGAGATCAACCTGCCTTTCATCACTGCTGATGCATCTGGTGCTAAGCATCTGAACATAACATTGACTAGATCGAAGTTTGAGGCTTTGGTGAATCACTTGATTGAAAGGACCAAGGTACCATGTAAAAGCTGCTTGAAGGATGCTAACATCTCTATCAAGGATGTTGATGAGGTTCTTCTAGTTGGAGGGATGACTCGTGTTCCTAAAGTCCAAGAGGTGGTTTCAGAGATCTTTGGAAAGTCTCCTAGTAAAGGAGTAAACCCTGATGAGGCAGTTGCCATGGGGGCGGCAATCCAAGGTGGTATTCTACGGGGAGATGTTAAAGAGCTACTACTCCTAGATGTAACACCACTCTCTCTGGGTATTGAGACTTTGGGTGGTATCTTTACAAGATTGATCAACCGCAACACTACTATTCCTACAAAGAAGAGTCAGGTAAGCCTTAACTCTACAGACTTTGCTTCAGACATTTGTTTCTAATTTAACATTGAAATCatgcattttatatttaattgaaatttcccTTGAAAGTATTGTATCTGCTGCAATACATAGATCCTATTTGATTTAGTGGAATGTATTATTGCTATGTGGTTGAATCTTTTTCCTAACTTGTATCATTATTTCAGGTCTTTTCAACAGCAGCTGACAATCAAACTCAGGTAGGTATCAAGGTGCTACAAGGTGAGCGGGAAATGGCTGCAGACAACAAAATGCTTGGAGAGTTTGACCTTGTTGGTATTCCTCCTGCTCCCAGAGGTCTGCCTCAGATTGAGGTCACATTTGACATTGATGCTAATGGGATTGTTACTGTCTCTGCCAAAGACAAGTCCACTGGTAAAGAACAACAAATAACTATTCGGTCATCCGGTGGACTCTCGGATGATGAGATTGAAAAGATGGTCAAAGAAGCAGAATTGCATGCTCAGAAAGACCAAGAGAGAAAGGCTCTCATTGACATTAGAAACAGTGCTGACACTACCATCTATAGCATTGAGAAGAGTTTAGGTGAATACAGAGAGAAGATTCCCAGTGAAGTGGCCAAAGAAATTGAGGATGCAGTTTCGGATTTGAGACAGGCGATGTCAGGGGATAATGTTGATGAAATCAAGTCAAAGCTTGATGCTGCAAACAAAGCTGTGTCCAAGATTGGAGAGCACATGTCAGGTGGTTCTAGTGGCGGTTCCTCAGCTGGTGGTTCTCAGGGTGGGGACCAGGCTCCTGAGGCAGAATATGAGGAGGTGAAGAAGTAAGTCGGGGAGGAGTTTGTATCCACTTTTTACTGATTTATTTGTCTAGATCACAAGTTAGAGATgaatcatcttttttcatttagCATATAATATAAGGTTTTTTGTACTAAAAGATGGAGTTCATTTTTTACCTTAAGGCCTTTTAAACTTGTAGTACTTCTGGAGAACCAAATTATGCCTGTTTGAATAACGATATTCAAAATTTTGCCTAGTGACTAGTGACACATTTTTTACTCTTATTCGTTATCATGATTGGCATTTACTCGTATTTTACACAtcaattgaatttatttattgcGTTAGTTTTCCTCATCAACATCAATTGTTCATTCTTAGCATCCAATTTCTGTGAATTTTCAACAACAAACATTAAGTTACCTTGAATAATTCATAATTCAAATTTGCTCAAACTGTGTCAATAAAAAAGTTGGCTAACGACAGTGGTAATATGGTTAGAGTTGCTTAAACTCAGTAATGTTGTCTTCCTTTTTTTCTCCGTTGGAGGTAGTCCAGGTGGcatataaaatatcttaaaatttatatagaaGTATAAGTCCTAGAAAAACTATTGGGTTTTTCCATCGAGTGAATTGATATATTcacggttttttttttatctgaaacCGTGTATTTATTAATTGGCCCCCGACTTCAGAAAGCAACTCACTGATTCTTACAAATATGACTTCTAGTCAGAGCCAAAATCAAATTACTGGGCGCACTTgcttaatttatcaaaaattatttttaagaatatacaagtaatttattttttaaaaatataaaaaatgaaaattatttagttataattaaaaaaatatatattgtaagtgtaggtataattatatatgttcaAAAAAGTTActcaagactttttttttaaataattaaaaattatttttaaaaacttaaacaGATACACCtttcaaaagtaattttattggGGAAAAACTCACTCAACCAATCCTAATTGGTTCTTACAGGTTGGGTGACGTTGTTTCTAGTGTAATAACAAATATTCAAGATGTGAAAGATCCTGATTTTTCTATTGGATAGACATTTAGCTTACAGACGTATAAAGGACCACTGACAAAAACTTCGCGCCaacatcataaataaaaattcataaacgCATCAAAGATACCAAttagaattttcttaaaaaagaaaaaatagataccAATTAGAACACATGATATTGTGATTGATACCAGTCAAAACGGAGAATTAGAACAGTAGAAGAAAGTAGGCTTGCAAATTATTGAAGTTGCATGTGCACTTAATTTCCACGTAGGCAACTGAGACTCAGTAGAACTGAAGATCTAACTAGAAGTCATGGTGTGCTTATATatcttttacaatatttttatgatcatGTAACTATTTTCATACTcctataatttgttttatataaattatgaaaaagtatgaaaattagtttttaaattgttaaatcttatttaattatctttaaaataggattttaattaaaaatcttgttaaaaatcaaataaacaagcccttgtaaaatttaaaataaatttgaataatgTGTTTATGCAATTATAAATACTAAAGTTAGTATGGAATTGTACAAATATGTATTGgtggttataaaaaattatataagtatacaatattaatcatttatcaaataaaaaatcatgatgAGTTGTGTTGTCTATACTATAGTGATGATTATTTAAGTGTTTGGCAGCGATTCTCCATACAACAAATTTGGCCAATAGTACTGATAATTGAcatgaaatatatttatgtacATATACAGTATAAACAAGCCAAGTTAATTATACAAGTAAATCAATAATGAGCGCGTAcggttattaaaaattaaattttatgtaataTAGTGGAGTGGTTTGTTTTTTGGCGAATTAGTGGAATGGTTTATATATAATGCAtgttaaataaaagataaaatagcttaaaaaatatgaagacgAAGAATCAAAATCGTcgttacacacacacacacacacacatatatatatatatatatatatatatatatatatatatagtctggggaaataaaaataatttctccGGATGTTTAGGACGGTCATGTAAACCTTTAAGGAAGTGTAAAACATTTGTGTCGTACTGTTGGGAGATAGCAATATTAAAATTACCACCGGCAAATTAAGAATGTAACAAGGAAACATGTGTAAAAGTGCTAGAGTAGTTATTCATGCATCTCCTTTACGAGTACAAGATGTAGCAATAAAAAGTATCACATGCAAACAATCACATAGTACGTAGACTCCGTATTGatgtgtttatttatttttatttttgatgataaatgttatttgttagtttttgttagcagTATGCTTCTTTCTTAGCTACCAAACTAATCTTATACCTTCATATATTATATTGATGTATTTATGAACAATCTATTTAACACCAATGAATTGTTGGTATTGAGAGCATTGCATGAGAAAGATGACCACCCACTTTCACGGGCAAAGTTCTTCTTTATTGCACTAGTGTGCAGTTTTTTGTGGTATGTTGTCCCTGGATACTTGTTCATGGGTGTGTTGGGTATTCTCCAAGTCAGTTACAGCTCAGCAGATAGGCTCAGGCATGAGGGGCCCTCACACTTGATTGGACTGCCGTGGCATCATTCTTGTCCAGCCCTCTAATCTCACCCTTCTTTGCCATTGTCAATGTTTTTGTGGGCTATGCATTAATTGTCTACGTGGTCATTCCTATATCATATTGGGGCCTCAATGTTTACAATGCCAATAGGTTTCCTATTTTCTCCTCACACTTGTTCACTGCCCAAGGTCAAAAATACAACATATCTGCTATTGTAGACAACCATTTTGAGCTAAATGTTGCAGAGTATGAAAAGCAAGGTAGAATTCATCTAAGTATGTTTTTCGCTCTTACTTACGGTTTTGGATTTGCCACCATAGCATCCACCCTCACACATGTTGTCTGCTTCTATGGAAGGTACGTAATGCTACTCAAATTATTTAGCagtgatgtttaatttttttactatattaatttaataagatCATAGTAAAGAAAACTGAtgttttgaaattctggaaTAAACACATGCAGTAGTATGTTCTAATTAGATTGCATATCgctttggttttaaaaaattcaatgtgATTCATATGATGCTAAGGCACTTTACAGTTGCATGTTGTGCTAACTAATAAATACCTAACATTTGAACAATAATTATCAGAATTTTAGATAATTTACTTGTATAAGCTGAAGCTTTCGAAATTTTATGCTTTACAGAATAACTTTGAAAAATTGTGTTAAAGATATTAAAACAATGATGTTTACCCACAATTTTCATAAAGTTCGTGTGTAATATCTTAAGATATAATGCCATGACACAGCTGAAGCTGCGAATGAAACTGGAAATATGTCATGATGATTTACATAAAATTGTCTTACATCTATTCTGCAATTTCTTATGCATTAAATTTGTTCACACATTTACGTATAGTTCATAGCACAATGCTCGATGGAACCATCAACATTTAAGTAGCGTGGTGGTTGCTGAATTCTATCAAGGAAATATGTCATGATGATTTCCTTCCTGCAAACAGTCCTTGGACATGCCCGGGTGACCGTGCATTCTTTGATGCATCAGTTATTTGGGGTCTGGTGGGACCAAAG
The nucleotide sequence above comes from Glycine soja cultivar W05 chromosome 11, ASM419377v2, whole genome shotgun sequence. Encoded proteins:
- the LOC114375725 gene encoding heat shock 70 kDa protein, mitochondrial; the encoded protein is MASLLRSLRRRDVASASLSAYRSLTGSTKPAYVAHNWSSLSRPFSSRPAGNDVIGIDLGTTNSCVSVMEGKNPKVIENSEGARTTPSVVAFNQKGELLVGTPAKRQAVTNPTNTLFGTKRLIGRRFDDAQTQKEMKMVPFKIVKAPNGDAWVEANGQQYSPSQIGAFVLTKMKETAEAYLGKSISKAVITVPAYFNDAQRQATKDAGRIAGLDVQRIINEPTAAALSYGMNNKEGLIAVFDLGGGTFDVSILEISNGVFEVKATNGDTFLGGEDFDNALLDFLVNEFKRTESIDLSKDRLALQRLREAAEKAKIELSSTSQTEINLPFITADASGAKHLNITLTRSKFEALVNHLIERTKVPCKSCLKDANISIKDVDEVLLVGGMTRVPKVQEVVSEIFGKSPSKGVNPDEAVAMGAAIQGGILRGDVKELLLLDVTPLSLGIETLGGIFTRLINRNTTIPTKKSQVFSTAADNQTQVGIKVLQGEREMAADNKMLGEFDLVGIPPAPRGLPQIEVTFDIDANGIVTVSAKDKSTGKEQQITIRSSGGLSDDEIEKMVKEAELHAQKDQERKALIDIRNSADTTIYSIEKSLGEYREKIPSEVAKEIEDAVSDLRQAMSGDNVDEIKSKLDAANKAVSKIGEHMSGGSSGGSSAGGSQGGDQAPEAEYEEVKK